One window of Nymphaea colorata isolate Beijing-Zhang1983 chromosome 11, ASM883128v2, whole genome shotgun sequence genomic DNA carries:
- the LOC116264164 gene encoding uncharacterized protein LOC116264164 isoform X5, with the protein MDSSRVLSILVCLYFCTGCHGSSSDILVTFQKAPSALTSSTSATFAFDVSWGNGAGSCANCSIKCKIDDQSTTDCKEKIVSYSNLGHGEHKFEICINRSEQGSCSSYTWSVDTVHPTASISASTSFTSALNLPVVVTFNKPCLGGGGFTCSSINACDLLVYGPAQVIPTTLEVLQTDTKFSILVSFYPNVQYGRVILAMRRGFCTDVAGNRFLRTSNSTYHLHFDRRKVYANLTAHVTTKLFQLNAKTRMVDVSNNSSNLKIYLNFSAPVLNSSAEILSALHISTGVLVPISGKSHGGRRFRFKVNNISAIAVVTITLQRHAIVSRQGTSVSPTEPFTFLCDSQRPTVRLTTASNARTKDKRLPVLIKFSEPVFDFNASAVSVSGGHLLRFNIISWSLYSIDIHADASIMRVEIPESITGDVAGNKNLASNLLQVMHYSVPRASVALSTITTAAFALTSLAAGLLTASTAGLYSFGAFSKPLPPHISDPSRNLIRTACHIQVFALSKFLPVSLPVEYYELVRGLQWSIPYLILPWETEHNNSELTSVVMPLTKLCERRLQSLPNIKSNSMKAGALAKRLSPMEYASLFERQNMIPEAEYFMGGRTSLGWKEFRRNMFWLAVIGGCLMLLHASMLFILKLKRRNLKVKFKSYGAVVPPRFEFFLIILSLPCICQAAVSLIKGGSALGTIVSALLLGFSSLCALSMLLFVTVGITMGKLLQYKEIHQEDENLHWLQKPLRAVLGPSKHGQWTWKNKPDSVQLAMLGPFFEDMRGPPRYMISQIGRETSSQGEQIIASDDETEEVEAPFTQKLFGILRTYYLLLESIRRISFGIIAGAYSSHTAFCRGCHCHH; encoded by the exons ATGGATTCGAGCAGAGTCTTGTCGATTCTTGTTTGCTTGTACTTTTGTACAGGTTGCCATGGAAGCAGTTCGGATATACTGGTTACATTTCAGAAGGCTCCTTCGGCCCTAACTTCTTCAACTTCAGCTACATTTGCTTTTGATGTTTCATGGGGGAATGGTGCAGGGTCTTGCGCCAATTGTAGCATCAAATGCAAG ATTGATGATCAAAGTACTACAGACTGCAAAGAGAAGATTGTCTCTTATTCTAATTTGGGACATGGAGAGCATAAATTTGAGATCTGCATCAATAGATCGGAGCAAGGCTCCTGTTCAAGCTACACATGGAGTGTTG ATACGGTTCACCCTACTGCATCAATTTCAGCTTCAACCTCCTTTACTAGTGCATTAAATTTACCAGTCGTGGTCACCTTCAATAAGCCATGCCTGGGAGGAGGTGGATTTACTTGCTCTTCGATTAATGCTTGTGAC CTTCTAGTTTATGGTCCTGCACAAGTTATACCGACCACACTTGAGGTTCTCCAGACAGATACGAAGTTCTCAATTCTTGTGAGTTTTTACCCAAATGTTCAATATGGAAGGGTAATATTAGCAATGCGAAGAGGTTTTTGCACGGATGTTGCTGGCAATAGGTTCCTCAGAACATCAAATTCAACGTATCATCTGCATTTTG ACCGGAGAAAAGTATATGCTAATTTGACTGCACACGTCACTACAAAGCTGTTTCAATTGAACGCAAAGACGAGGATGGTAGATGTCTCCAACAATAGTAGCAACTTGAAGATCTATTTGAATTTCTCTGCGCCTGTTCTAAATTCATCTGCTGAAATTTTAAGTGCTCTACATATTAGTACCGGCGTCCTCGTCCCCATTTCGGGAAAATCCCATGGCGGCCGTCGTTTTCGTTTTAAG GTCAATAATATATCAGCCATTGCTGTTGTTACCATAACTCTGCAAAGACATGCTATAGTTAGTCGACAGGGGACTTCGGTTTCTCCAACTGAGCCCTTCACATTTTTGTGTG ATTCTCAAAGGCCAACAGTGAGATTAACCACTGCATCCAATGCAAGAACCAAAGACAAACGTTTGCCAGTTTTGATAAAATTCTCGGAGCCAGTTTTTGACTTTAATGCTTCTGCTGTTTCAGTTTCAGGAGGGCATTTGCTAAG ATTTAATATAATCAGCTGGAGCTTGTACAGTATAGACATACATGCAGATGCATCCATCATGAGAGTGGAGATTCCTGAAAGTATAACTGGGGATGTAGCAGGAAACAAGAATCTAGCATCAAATCTTCTGCAGGTCATGCATT ATTCAGTTCCTAGGGCATCAGTGGCGTTGAGTACAATCACCACTGCTGCTTTTGCTTTGACATCTTTAGCTGCTGGGTTGCTTACAGCTTCAACTGCAGGCCTTTATTCTTTTGGAGCATTTTCAAAACCTTTGCCACCACATATTTCAGATCCATCAAGAAATTTAATA AGAACTGCTTGCCACATTCAGGTGTTTGCACTATCAAAATTTCTACCAGTTAGCTTACCTGTCGAATATTATGAATTAGTTAGAGGTTTACAATGGAGTATTCCATACCTTATTCTACCCTGGGAAACAGAACACAACAACAGTGAGCTAACCTCTGTTGTTATGCCACTTACAAAACTTTGTGAAAGAAGACTACAGAGTTTGCCCAACATAAAAAGTAATTCAATGAAAGCAGGAGCATTGGCAAAGAGACTTTCACCAATGGAATATGCATCACTTTTTGAG AGGCAGAACATGATACCTGAAGCAGAGTATTTCATGGGTGGAAGGACTTCCTTAGG GTGGAAGGAATTCAGGAGGAATATGTTCTGGTTGGCTGTAATAGGAGGCTGCTTAATGTTACTCCATGCGTCAATGCTTTTTATTCTTAAGTTGAAGAGGAGAAACTTAAAGGTTAAGTTTAAGAGTTACGGAGCAGTTGTGCCACCGAGGTTTGAGTTCTTCTTGATAATTCTCTCATTGCCTTGTATCTGTCAGGCTGCTGTCTCCCTTATAAAAG GGGGATCAGCTCTGGGTACCATTGTTAGCGCTCTGCTGCTTGGTTTCTCATCACTTTGTGCACTATCCATGCTATTATTCGTCACAGTAGGAATTACCATGGGTAAGCTACTTCAATATAAGGAAATCCATCAAGAAGATGAAAATCTCCATTGGCTTCAAAAACCTTTAAGGGCTGTCCTGGGCCCTTCTAAACATGGACAATGGACGTGGAAGAACAAACCAGACTCGGTGCAACTAGCAATGCTTGGTCCTTTCTTTGAAGATATGAGGGGCCCACCCAGATACATGATTTCTCAGATTGGAAGAGAAACCTCAAGTCAGGGAGAGCAGATTATTGCTTCTGATGATGAGACTGAAGAAGTAGAAGCGCCTTTTACACAAAAACTCTTTGGAATCCTCAGAACGTACTACCTTTTGCTTGAATCAATTCGACGGATTTCGTTTGGCATAATTGCTGGTGCTTATTCTAGTCATACTGCAT TTTGTAGAGGTTGTCACTGTCACCACTGA
- the LOC116264164 gene encoding uncharacterized protein LOC116264164 isoform X3 → MNFYTVHPTASISASTSFTSALNLPVVVTFNKPCLGGGGFTCSSINACDLLVYGPAQVIPTTLEVLQTDTKFSILVSFYPNVQYGRVILAMRRGFCTDVAGNRFLRTSNSTYHLHFDRRKVYANLTAHVTTKLFQLNAKTRMVDVSNNSSNLKIYLNFSAPVLNSSAEILSALHISTGVLVPISGKSHGGRRFRFKVNNISAIAVVTITLQRHAIVSRQGTSVSPTEPFTFLCDSQRPTVRLTTASNARTKDKRLPVLIKFSEPVFDFNASAVSVSGGHLLRFNIISWSLYSIDIHADASIMRVEIPESITGDVAGNKNLASNLLQVMHYSVPRASVALSTITTAAFALTSLAAGLLTASTAGLYSFGAFSKPLPPHISDPSRNLIRTACHIQVFALSKFLPVSLPVEYYELVRGLQWSIPYLILPWETEHNNSELTSVVMPLTKLCERRLQSLPNIKSNSMKAGALAKRLSPMEYASLFERQNMIPEAEYFMGGRTSLGWKEFRRNMFWLAVIGGCLMLLHASMLFILKLKRRNLKVKFKSYGAVVPPRFEFFLIILSLPCICQAAVSLIKGGSALGTIVSALLLGFSSLCALSMLLFVTVGITMGKLLQYKEIHQEDENLHWLQKPLRAVLGPSKHGQWTWKNKPDSVQLAMLGPFFEDMRGPPRYMISQIGRETSSQGEQIIASDDETEEVEAPFTQKLFGILRTYYLLLESIRRISFGIIAGAYSSHTACKFPVFFIFCITIFQLLFIVLKKPFIQKMVQFVEVVTVTTEAGVFAACIILLDRNSTVANDGLLGTFMIVTFAIGFISQMINEWHALRKQVLGLSVDGRSFSNGLKAVYTGWLLILIPWKLLAKWDSTLFTNHRNGENEGAGSCHQMKIPEIAVSGGTPVRESGSPSSLEQPWMKQLREMARASFSREGNAQASPSTSGYRRNLRSHCSTEAYRDLEAVFSTSR, encoded by the exons ATGAACTTCT ATACGGTTCACCCTACTGCATCAATTTCAGCTTCAACCTCCTTTACTAGTGCATTAAATTTACCAGTCGTGGTCACCTTCAATAAGCCATGCCTGGGAGGAGGTGGATTTACTTGCTCTTCGATTAATGCTTGTGAC CTTCTAGTTTATGGTCCTGCACAAGTTATACCGACCACACTTGAGGTTCTCCAGACAGATACGAAGTTCTCAATTCTTGTGAGTTTTTACCCAAATGTTCAATATGGAAGGGTAATATTAGCAATGCGAAGAGGTTTTTGCACGGATGTTGCTGGCAATAGGTTCCTCAGAACATCAAATTCAACGTATCATCTGCATTTTG ACCGGAGAAAAGTATATGCTAATTTGACTGCACACGTCACTACAAAGCTGTTTCAATTGAACGCAAAGACGAGGATGGTAGATGTCTCCAACAATAGTAGCAACTTGAAGATCTATTTGAATTTCTCTGCGCCTGTTCTAAATTCATCTGCTGAAATTTTAAGTGCTCTACATATTAGTACCGGCGTCCTCGTCCCCATTTCGGGAAAATCCCATGGCGGCCGTCGTTTTCGTTTTAAG GTCAATAATATATCAGCCATTGCTGTTGTTACCATAACTCTGCAAAGACATGCTATAGTTAGTCGACAGGGGACTTCGGTTTCTCCAACTGAGCCCTTCACATTTTTGTGTG ATTCTCAAAGGCCAACAGTGAGATTAACCACTGCATCCAATGCAAGAACCAAAGACAAACGTTTGCCAGTTTTGATAAAATTCTCGGAGCCAGTTTTTGACTTTAATGCTTCTGCTGTTTCAGTTTCAGGAGGGCATTTGCTAAG ATTTAATATAATCAGCTGGAGCTTGTACAGTATAGACATACATGCAGATGCATCCATCATGAGAGTGGAGATTCCTGAAAGTATAACTGGGGATGTAGCAGGAAACAAGAATCTAGCATCAAATCTTCTGCAGGTCATGCATT ATTCAGTTCCTAGGGCATCAGTGGCGTTGAGTACAATCACCACTGCTGCTTTTGCTTTGACATCTTTAGCTGCTGGGTTGCTTACAGCTTCAACTGCAGGCCTTTATTCTTTTGGAGCATTTTCAAAACCTTTGCCACCACATATTTCAGATCCATCAAGAAATTTAATA AGAACTGCTTGCCACATTCAGGTGTTTGCACTATCAAAATTTCTACCAGTTAGCTTACCTGTCGAATATTATGAATTAGTTAGAGGTTTACAATGGAGTATTCCATACCTTATTCTACCCTGGGAAACAGAACACAACAACAGTGAGCTAACCTCTGTTGTTATGCCACTTACAAAACTTTGTGAAAGAAGACTACAGAGTTTGCCCAACATAAAAAGTAATTCAATGAAAGCAGGAGCATTGGCAAAGAGACTTTCACCAATGGAATATGCATCACTTTTTGAG AGGCAGAACATGATACCTGAAGCAGAGTATTTCATGGGTGGAAGGACTTCCTTAGG GTGGAAGGAATTCAGGAGGAATATGTTCTGGTTGGCTGTAATAGGAGGCTGCTTAATGTTACTCCATGCGTCAATGCTTTTTATTCTTAAGTTGAAGAGGAGAAACTTAAAGGTTAAGTTTAAGAGTTACGGAGCAGTTGTGCCACCGAGGTTTGAGTTCTTCTTGATAATTCTCTCATTGCCTTGTATCTGTCAGGCTGCTGTCTCCCTTATAAAAG GGGGATCAGCTCTGGGTACCATTGTTAGCGCTCTGCTGCTTGGTTTCTCATCACTTTGTGCACTATCCATGCTATTATTCGTCACAGTAGGAATTACCATGGGTAAGCTACTTCAATATAAGGAAATCCATCAAGAAGATGAAAATCTCCATTGGCTTCAAAAACCTTTAAGGGCTGTCCTGGGCCCTTCTAAACATGGACAATGGACGTGGAAGAACAAACCAGACTCGGTGCAACTAGCAATGCTTGGTCCTTTCTTTGAAGATATGAGGGGCCCACCCAGATACATGATTTCTCAGATTGGAAGAGAAACCTCAAGTCAGGGAGAGCAGATTATTGCTTCTGATGATGAGACTGAAGAAGTAGAAGCGCCTTTTACACAAAAACTCTTTGGAATCCTCAGAACGTACTACCTTTTGCTTGAATCAATTCGACGGATTTCGTTTGGCATAATTGCTGGTGCTTATTCTAGTCATACTGCATGTAAATTTCctgttttcttcatcttctgcaTTACAATCTTTCAGCTTCTTTTCATAGTTCTGAAGAAGCCTTTTATCCAAAAAATGGTGCAGTTTGTAGAGGTTGTCACTGTCACCACTGAAGCAGGAGTTTTTGCAGCATGCATTATTCTCTTAGACAGAAATTCTACTGTTGCAAATGACGGGCTTCTTGGTACCTTTATGATAGTCACGTTTGCAATTGGTTTCATCTCACAGATGATCAACGAGTGGCATGCTTTGAGAAAGCAGGTCTTAGGGTTGAGCGTTGATGGTCGCTCTTTCTCGAATGGACTAAAGGCAGTTTACACTGGGTGGCTGCTGATTCTCATTCCATGGAAGCTGTTAGCAAAATGGGATAGTACATTATTTACCAATCACAGGAATGGTGAAAATGAAGGTGCTGGTTCTTGTCATCAGATGAAGATTCCCGAAATCGCTGTCTCTGGAGGGACCCCAGTGAGAGAATCAGGAAGCCCAAGTTCATTGGAGCAGCCATGGATGAAGCAACTGAGGGAGATGGCAAGAGCCAGCTTTAGTAGAGAAGGAAATGCACAAGCTAGTCCTTCTACCAGTGGATATCGGAGAAACTTGAGAAGTCATTGTAGCACAGAAGCATACAGGGACCTTGAAGCTGTTTTCTCTACGTCTAGGTGA
- the LOC116264164 gene encoding uncharacterized protein LOC116264164 isoform X4 has product MRRGFCTDVAGNRFLRTSNSTYHLHFDRRKVYANLTAHVTTKLFQLNAKTRMVDVSNNSSNLKIYLNFSAPVLNSSAEILSALHISTGVLVPISGKSHGGRRFRFKVNNISAIAVVTITLQRHAIVSRQGTSVSPTEPFTFLCDSQRPTVRLTTASNARTKDKRLPVLIKFSEPVFDFNASAVSVSGGHLLRFNIISWSLYSIDIHADASIMRVEIPESITGDVAGNKNLASNLLQVMHYSVPRASVALSTITTAAFALTSLAAGLLTASTAGLYSFGAFSKPLPPHISDPSRNLIRTACHIQVFALSKFLPVSLPVEYYELVRGLQWSIPYLILPWETEHNNSELTSVVMPLTKLCERRLQSLPNIKSNSMKAGALAKRLSPMEYASLFERQNMIPEAEYFMGGRTSLGWKEFRRNMFWLAVIGGCLMLLHASMLFILKLKRRNLKVKFKSYGAVVPPRFEFFLIILSLPCICQAAVSLIKGGSALGTIVSALLLGFSSLCALSMLLFVTVGITMGKLLQYKEIHQEDENLHWLQKPLRAVLGPSKHGQWTWKNKPDSVQLAMLGPFFEDMRGPPRYMISQIGRETSSQGEQIIASDDETEEVEAPFTQKLFGILRTYYLLLESIRRISFGIIAGAYSSHTACKFPVFFIFCITIFQLLFIVLKKPFIQKMVQFVEVVTVTTEAGVFAACIILLDRNSTVANDGLLGTFMIVTFAIGFISQMINEWHALRKQVLGLSVDGRSFSNGLKAVYTGWLLILIPWKLLAKWDSTLFTNHRNGENEGAGSCHQMKIPEIAVSGGTPVRESGSPSSLEQPWMKQLREMARASFSREGNAQASPSTSGYRRNLRSHCSTEAYRDLEAVFSTSR; this is encoded by the exons ATGCGAAGAGGTTTTTGCACGGATGTTGCTGGCAATAGGTTCCTCAGAACATCAAATTCAACGTATCATCTGCATTTTG ACCGGAGAAAAGTATATGCTAATTTGACTGCACACGTCACTACAAAGCTGTTTCAATTGAACGCAAAGACGAGGATGGTAGATGTCTCCAACAATAGTAGCAACTTGAAGATCTATTTGAATTTCTCTGCGCCTGTTCTAAATTCATCTGCTGAAATTTTAAGTGCTCTACATATTAGTACCGGCGTCCTCGTCCCCATTTCGGGAAAATCCCATGGCGGCCGTCGTTTTCGTTTTAAG GTCAATAATATATCAGCCATTGCTGTTGTTACCATAACTCTGCAAAGACATGCTATAGTTAGTCGACAGGGGACTTCGGTTTCTCCAACTGAGCCCTTCACATTTTTGTGTG ATTCTCAAAGGCCAACAGTGAGATTAACCACTGCATCCAATGCAAGAACCAAAGACAAACGTTTGCCAGTTTTGATAAAATTCTCGGAGCCAGTTTTTGACTTTAATGCTTCTGCTGTTTCAGTTTCAGGAGGGCATTTGCTAAG ATTTAATATAATCAGCTGGAGCTTGTACAGTATAGACATACATGCAGATGCATCCATCATGAGAGTGGAGATTCCTGAAAGTATAACTGGGGATGTAGCAGGAAACAAGAATCTAGCATCAAATCTTCTGCAGGTCATGCATT ATTCAGTTCCTAGGGCATCAGTGGCGTTGAGTACAATCACCACTGCTGCTTTTGCTTTGACATCTTTAGCTGCTGGGTTGCTTACAGCTTCAACTGCAGGCCTTTATTCTTTTGGAGCATTTTCAAAACCTTTGCCACCACATATTTCAGATCCATCAAGAAATTTAATA AGAACTGCTTGCCACATTCAGGTGTTTGCACTATCAAAATTTCTACCAGTTAGCTTACCTGTCGAATATTATGAATTAGTTAGAGGTTTACAATGGAGTATTCCATACCTTATTCTACCCTGGGAAACAGAACACAACAACAGTGAGCTAACCTCTGTTGTTATGCCACTTACAAAACTTTGTGAAAGAAGACTACAGAGTTTGCCCAACATAAAAAGTAATTCAATGAAAGCAGGAGCATTGGCAAAGAGACTTTCACCAATGGAATATGCATCACTTTTTGAG AGGCAGAACATGATACCTGAAGCAGAGTATTTCATGGGTGGAAGGACTTCCTTAGG GTGGAAGGAATTCAGGAGGAATATGTTCTGGTTGGCTGTAATAGGAGGCTGCTTAATGTTACTCCATGCGTCAATGCTTTTTATTCTTAAGTTGAAGAGGAGAAACTTAAAGGTTAAGTTTAAGAGTTACGGAGCAGTTGTGCCACCGAGGTTTGAGTTCTTCTTGATAATTCTCTCATTGCCTTGTATCTGTCAGGCTGCTGTCTCCCTTATAAAAG GGGGATCAGCTCTGGGTACCATTGTTAGCGCTCTGCTGCTTGGTTTCTCATCACTTTGTGCACTATCCATGCTATTATTCGTCACAGTAGGAATTACCATGGGTAAGCTACTTCAATATAAGGAAATCCATCAAGAAGATGAAAATCTCCATTGGCTTCAAAAACCTTTAAGGGCTGTCCTGGGCCCTTCTAAACATGGACAATGGACGTGGAAGAACAAACCAGACTCGGTGCAACTAGCAATGCTTGGTCCTTTCTTTGAAGATATGAGGGGCCCACCCAGATACATGATTTCTCAGATTGGAAGAGAAACCTCAAGTCAGGGAGAGCAGATTATTGCTTCTGATGATGAGACTGAAGAAGTAGAAGCGCCTTTTACACAAAAACTCTTTGGAATCCTCAGAACGTACTACCTTTTGCTTGAATCAATTCGACGGATTTCGTTTGGCATAATTGCTGGTGCTTATTCTAGTCATACTGCATGTAAATTTCctgttttcttcatcttctgcaTTACAATCTTTCAGCTTCTTTTCATAGTTCTGAAGAAGCCTTTTATCCAAAAAATGGTGCAGTTTGTAGAGGTTGTCACTGTCACCACTGAAGCAGGAGTTTTTGCAGCATGCATTATTCTCTTAGACAGAAATTCTACTGTTGCAAATGACGGGCTTCTTGGTACCTTTATGATAGTCACGTTTGCAATTGGTTTCATCTCACAGATGATCAACGAGTGGCATGCTTTGAGAAAGCAGGTCTTAGGGTTGAGCGTTGATGGTCGCTCTTTCTCGAATGGACTAAAGGCAGTTTACACTGGGTGGCTGCTGATTCTCATTCCATGGAAGCTGTTAGCAAAATGGGATAGTACATTATTTACCAATCACAGGAATGGTGAAAATGAAGGTGCTGGTTCTTGTCATCAGATGAAGATTCCCGAAATCGCTGTCTCTGGAGGGACCCCAGTGAGAGAATCAGGAAGCCCAAGTTCATTGGAGCAGCCATGGATGAAGCAACTGAGGGAGATGGCAAGAGCCAGCTTTAGTAGAGAAGGAAATGCACAAGCTAGTCCTTCTACCAGTGGATATCGGAGAAACTTGAGAAGTCATTGTAGCACAGAAGCATACAGGGACCTTGAAGCTGTTTTCTCTACGTCTAGGTGA